From the Parafrankia discariae genome, one window contains:
- a CDS encoding heavy-metal-associated domain-containing protein, with translation MNETTYTVTGMTCGHCVASVTEEISGIAGVTDVAVDLGSGAVTVTSERQLEPATVRAAVEEAGYQLAG, from the coding sequence ATGAACGAGACCACCTACACCGTCACCGGCATGACCTGCGGGCACTGCGTCGCCTCGGTCACCGAGGAGATCAGCGGGATCGCCGGCGTCACCGACGTAGCTGTGGACCTGGGTTCCGGCGCGGTCACCGTGACCAGCGAACGGCAGCTCGAACCGGCCACGGTGCGCGCCGCGGTCGAGGAGGCCGGCTACCAGCTCGCCGGCTGA
- a CDS encoding heavy-metal-associated domain-containing protein, with translation MPVTTHTFRVEGMHCGSCSLLIDDALEDLPGVRSTQTVLRQGRTTVELDLSQNGPPDVVRVIEELGYRASPLP, from the coding sequence GTGCCCGTCACCACACACACGTTCCGCGTCGAGGGGATGCACTGCGGCAGTTGCTCGCTGCTGATCGACGACGCGCTGGAGGACCTGCCAGGCGTGCGCAGCACCCAGACCGTCCTCAGGCAGGGGCGCACTACCGTCGAGCTCGACCTCAGCCAGAACGGCCCGCCGGACGTGGTCAGGGTGATCGAGGAACTCGGCTACCGGGCTTCGCCGCTGCCGTGA
- a CDS encoding urease accessory protein UreH domain-containing protein translates to MNLATVLVTGLFAGGVSCAAVQGGLLTGLITRQRAAAAEPARLPGGTPVRGRHSARVQRARSDSEARSPQIGKGPDWRAQLGDDLAPVGGFLAGKLVSHVALGALLGAAGSAVELSVDARTWLQISAGLIILLFGLAQLGVPGFRRVVVEPPASWTRIVRRRARSQAALAPALLGLATVLIPCGVTLSVEALALASGSVLAGAATMGVFVLGTGPLFAVLGYAARRAATVWRSRLAVVTGLVVLAMGLYTLNGGLQLAGSPLAAGRLAETLGLSQPPAADTSAASTAEGRQTVEITARADSYSPGNVQVQAGVPTTLVVHSDNVQGCIRSFVIPDRDVEEILPAQGDTTIDLGVLKPGQLRYACGMGMYTGLITIA, encoded by the coding sequence GTGAATCTGGCAACTGTCCTCGTGACCGGCCTGTTCGCGGGTGGGGTGTCCTGCGCCGCGGTGCAGGGTGGACTGCTCACCGGGCTGATCACCCGGCAGCGGGCCGCGGCGGCGGAGCCGGCGCGGCTGCCCGGCGGCACCCCCGTCCGAGGCCGCCACTCCGCCCGTGTCCAACGTGCGCGGTCCGATTCCGAGGCGCGGTCGCCGCAGATCGGGAAGGGACCGGACTGGCGCGCGCAGCTCGGCGACGACCTCGCGCCGGTCGGTGGGTTTCTGGCCGGCAAGCTGGTCTCGCACGTCGCGCTCGGGGCGTTGCTGGGAGCGGCCGGGAGCGCGGTGGAGCTCTCGGTCGACGCGCGCACCTGGCTGCAGATCAGCGCCGGCCTGATCATCCTGCTGTTTGGTCTCGCGCAGCTGGGCGTGCCCGGGTTCCGCCGCGTCGTCGTCGAACCGCCCGCGTCGTGGACGAGGATCGTCCGCCGGCGTGCCCGTTCGCAGGCAGCGCTGGCACCGGCGCTGCTCGGCCTGGCCACCGTGCTCATCCCGTGTGGCGTGACGCTGTCGGTGGAGGCGTTGGCACTCGCGTCCGGGTCCGTGCTGGCGGGGGCGGCCACGATGGGTGTGTTCGTCCTCGGCACCGGCCCGCTGTTCGCCGTTCTCGGCTACGCCGCCCGCCGGGCCGCGACCGTGTGGCGTAGCCGACTGGCGGTGGTCACCGGACTGGTCGTGCTGGCGATGGGGCTCTACACCCTCAACGGCGGCCTGCAGCTCGCCGGCTCGCCCCTGGCCGCGGGCCGGCTCGCCGAGACTCTCGGTCTCTCCCAGCCGCCGGCAGCCGACACTTCCGCCGCCTCGACCGCCGAGGGCCGCCAGACCGTGGAGATCACCGCTCGCGCCGACTCCTACAGCCCAGGCAACGTTCAGGTGCAGGCCGGTGTGCCCACCACGCTGGTCGTGCACTCGGACAACGTGCAGGGCTGCATCCGCTCGTTCGTCATCCCCGACCGTGACGTCGAGGAGATCCTGCCGGCCCAGGGGGACACGACGATCGACCTGGGCGTCCTGAAGCCCGGCCAGCTGCGCTACGCGTGCGGCATGGGCATGTACACCGGCCTCATCACCATCGCCTGA